From the genome of Epinephelus lanceolatus isolate andai-2023 chromosome 23, ASM4190304v1, whole genome shotgun sequence, one region includes:
- the atxn10 gene encoding ataxin-10 — MAATTDSNMNISASIAGILSEEHCPEHLQVLKTFTTALRDKEYRDTVEEEAFSSLLKVLSRLCDELQAASCDNQDLQSITLQLQLTAECFRAQRNACVQSTRNQSLLRELGFIDISFKLLSLLQTTRLESRDSIFEPLRCGIQFLGNLSVGNQMCKDDIWRLSFPNLFLQLLSVDDEKAVNYASMVLHTCLDEAKVEELSDPQNIQLALRVMELCRTQPDLDWTVIIATQYFLKCSALVESMYSGMSHHERVTLLELLIAQLQEEHSRDCGIPPSVASFLASSFHTGCGAVLTLATGSASSDEVLQEALTVISLLDVLCEMTSDHRQFMFLQDHPDLLVTTVALLEQVHAIGKASKNIFSAAQNFSAFGEDGGPSSHSPVISFKAHLIRLIGNLCYGNTNNQNKVRELEGIPLILDNCNVDSNNPFISQWAIFAIRNLLEHNKQNQEQIAALERQGSADYSALRELGFLVEERDGSLLLKTVRKDS, encoded by the exons ATGGCAGCTACCACCGACAGCAACATGAACATCTCAGCGTCTATCGCAGGCATTTTGAGCGAGGAACACTGCCCGGAACACTTGCAGGTTTTAAAAACATTCACGACCGCGTTACGGGACAAGGAATACAG GGACACTGTGGAAGAGGAGGCATTCTCCAGCCTTCTGAAAGTCTTGTCCCGACTGTGTGATGAGCTTCAGGCTGCCAGCTGTGACAATCAGGACCTGCAATCCATCaccctgcagctgcagctgaccGCTGAGTGCTTCAGGGCTCAGAGGAACGCCTGTGTCCAGAGCACTCGCAACCAAAGTCTGCTCAG GGAGCTTGGTTTCATTGATATATCCTTTAAACTCCTGAGCCTCCTTCAGACCACACGTCTGGAGAGCAGAGATAGCATATTTGAAC CTCTTCGTTGTGGGATCCAGTTCCTCGGTAACTTATCGGTTGGAAACCAGATGTGTAAAGATGACATTTGGCGGCTGAGCTTCCCAAATCTTTTTCT GCAGCTGCTCAGTGTTGATGATGAGAAGGCGGTGAACTATGCCTCTATGGTACTCCACACATGTCTGGATGAAGCCAAGGTGGAAGAACTGTCTGATCCACAGAACATCCAGCTTGCACTCAGGGTGATGGAGCTCTGTAGGACTCAACCCGACCTGGACTGGAC GGTTATCATTGCTACCCAGTATTTCCTCAAGTGCTCAGCTCTGGTGGAGAGCATGTACTCTGGGATGTCACACCATGAAAG agttACCCTATTAGAGCTGCTCATTGCCCAGCTACAAGAGGAACACTCGAGGGACTGTGGCATCCCTCCCAGTGTGGCTTCTTTCCTGGCTAGTTCCTTCCACACAGGTTGCGGAGCTGTGCTGACTCTCGCCACTGGCTCCGCCTCCAGTGATGAG GTCCTGCAGGAGGCACTGACAGTGATTAGCCTGCTGGATGTGCTGTGTGAGATGACCTCAGACCACAGGCAGTTCATGTTCCTCCAGGACCATCCTGACCTTCTAGTGACCACTGTTG CACTCCTGGAGCAGGTGCATGCTATAGGGAAGGCCAGTAAGAATATTTTCAGTGCTGCTCAGAACTTCTCCGCATTCGGTGAAGATGGGGGCCCCTCCTCCCATTCTCCTGTCATCAGCTTCAAGGCCCACCTCATCAGACTGataggaaacctctgttacggCAACACCAACAACCAGAACAAG GTGAGAGAACTGGAAGGCATCCCCCTCATCTTGGACAACTGCAACGTTGACAGCAACAACCCAT TTATCAGCCAGTGGGCCATCTTCGCCATCAGGAACCTCCTAGAACACAACAAGCAGAACCAGGAGCAGATTGCCGCCCTGGAACGCCAAGGCAGTGCCGACTACTCTGCGCTGAGGGAGCTGGGTTTCCTGGTGGAGGAGCGAGACGGAAGCTTGCTGCTGAAAACTGTGAGGAAAGACTCTTGA